DNA from Aureimonas sp. AU20:
TCCCGAGCTTTCGGGCGTCTCCGCCATTCTGTTCGACGAGTTCCACGAGCGCTCGCTCGACGCCGATTTCGGACTGGCCCTGGCGCTGGACGTTCAGGGCGCGCTGCGACCGGACCTGAAGCTCCTCGTAATGTCCGCGACGCTGGACGGCGCGCGGGTGGCGAGCCTGATCGGCGACGCGCCGGTGATCCGCTCGGAAGGGCGCGCCTTTCCCGTCGAAATCCGCCACCGCGACCGCCTGCCCGACGAGCCCGTGGAGGAGGCCAGCGCCCGCGCCGTGCTGGAGGAGCTGGGCGCCGGGTCCGGCTCGATCCTCGTCTTCCTGCCCGGCCAGCGCGAGATCGAGCGCACGCTGGAACGGCTGGAAAAACGCGTGCCCGCCGACGTGATCCTCGCGCCGCTTTTCGGCGCCATGGAGGGCGGGGCGCAGGATGTCGCCATCCGCCCCGCCCCGGCCGGCCGGCGCAAGGTGGTGCTCGCCACGACGATCGCGGAAACCTCGATCACGATCGACGGGGTGACGGTGGTGATCGACAGCGGGCTGAAGCGCCAGCCCGTGTTCGAGCCGGCCACCGGCCTGTCGCGGCTGGAGACCGTGCGCGTGTCCAAGGCCTCGGCCGAGCAGCGCGCGGGCCGTGCCGGGCGCACCGCCCCCGGCACGGCCATCCGGCTTTGGCGCGCCGAGCAGACGGCGGCGTTGGAGCCCTTCGACCGGCCCGAAATCCTGTCCACCGACCTGTCCGGCCTCCTGCTCGACACGCTGAGCTGGGGGGTGAGCGACCCGGCGAGCCTGCCCTTTCTCGACCCGCCGCCCGCGCCCGCCGTGGCCGAAGCGCGGCTGCTGCTGGAAGAGCTCGGTGCGATGGACGCGGCGGGCCGGCTGACCCCGCAGGGCGAGGCCATGCGCGCCTTGCCGCTCGGGCCGCGCCTCGCGCGCATGGTGGCGGGCGCGGCACAGGGCGAAAGCCGGCGTCTGGCGGCCCGCATCGCGGTGCTTCTCAGCGAACACGGGCTCGGCGGCCCGGAGATCGACCTTACCGAGCGCCTGCGCCGCTGGAGCCAGGAGCGCAGACCGCGCGCCAAGGCGGCGAGCGATCTGGCCACCCGCATCGCCCGCCAGGCGAACGGGCCGGGCGAAGTGGAGAGCGACGAGCCCGGCGCGCTCTTGGCGCTGGCCTATCCCGACCGCATCGCCATCGCGCGCGGGGCGCGGGGTCAGTTCGTGCTCACCAACGGGCGCGGTGGCGCGCTTGAGGAGACCCACGCACTGGCCCGCGAGCCCGCGCTGGTGGTGGCCGATCTCGGCGGGCTGGCGCAGCCGCATGCGCCCGGCCGCGTCGGGCGCATCCGCGCTGCCGCGCCCTTGTCCCGCGAGGCGCTGGAACGGCTCATGGCCGAGCGCATCCGCGAGGAGGAGGTCGTCCTGTTCGACCCCGGCAGCCGCGCGGTGCGCGCGCGGCGCCTGCGCCGGCTCGGCCGCGCCACCTTGAGCGAGGCGACGCTGCCCTTGCCGGCCGACGGGCGGGTGACCGACGCGCTGATCGGCGGCCTTCGCCGCCTCGGCCTTCAGGCCTTGCCCTGGACCAAGGAGGGCGAGCGCCTGGCTCTGCGCCTGCGCTTTGTGGCGGAGGCGGACGAGAACTGGCCGCGCTTCGACGACGAGACGCTGCTCGCCGAACTCGGCGACTGGCTCGGCCCCTATCTGCCCGGCGTCTCGTCGGTCGGCGGCATCGAGCCCGGCATGCTGGCGGAGGGGCTCCTGTCGCGCCTGCCGCCCGGCGAGGCGCGGCGGCTGGACACTCTCGCGCCCACTCACTTCACCGCGCCGACCGGCACCCACCATCCGATCCGCTACGAGGCGGAAGGGCCGGTTCTCGCCATCCGCGTGCAGGAACTCTTCGGCCTCACCGCGCATCCCAGCGTCGCTGGCGGGCGCTGGCCGCTAACGCTGGAACTCCTCTCGCCGGCGCAGCGGCCGATCCAGATCACGCGCGACCTGCCCGGCTTCTGGGCGGGCTCCTGGGCCGACGTCAGAGCCGATCTGCGCGGGCGCTACCCCCGCCATCCCTGGCCGGAAGACCCCGCCTCCGCCGCGCCGACCAACCGGGTCAAGCCGCGCGGGCAGTAAAAGGGGTTCGCACATTTTCTAGGCGGGGGGGGGCGACGAAACCCGGAACTGCGGCAGACGGCGCCGACGACATTTGTGCTTGAGGGCGGAAAGCCGACACAACCTCCCAAGCTCCAGCGGAAGCGCATCGACAGTCCACTCGCGCGCAATTGGCCCGGCCTACGGCGGTGTCCTCGGTCAATGGGTGCGCGGAGACTCACGAGGGCTCTTTCCACGCGGCCTGACTGAAGAACCCTACCCCGCTTCGCCCACCCGCCTGCTCGGTTATGTAATCGATCGGGAACGAGCGCCAGCAGCGCGAAAGACGATGCGTCTTGTGACGGCGAAGAGGCGTTTGGGCTTGCCCTAGGAGCACCTAAGAAAACCTCATGGGGTCGGCTGCTTAGGTCTTTCCGGCGTAAACTTCGTCGCGAATGCCTAGCCCTGCCTCCAGCATCGACTACGCTTCACTCCTCGCCCCCGAGGAAAACGCTGACCACCTTTCGCGTAGAAGCTTTATCGGGCGCTCTAACGCCGGTCTCTTGCTGCCCGAACGGAGCGGCAAGAGACGCCACCCCGCCAAATGCGCCGAAGGCTTGCCCGATCTTGCCTCCGCTCGCGCCTCAGCCCGCCGATGCGGCTCGAAACGCGCCGATCCGTCGCCCTATCCTTCCACCCTGTGCCGCCTTAAGTCATTGCAACCGGTCAACGAAAGCCTCCGCGATGATGAAGCTGCCCGGCCCGTCCGAGTTCGACGCTCCGGCCTGGCCACCCCAGAACCTGCGCGAAAGCCAGCGCATGCGCGTGGCGACGCTGACGCGGCTTCGCTGGCTGTCGGTCGGCGGCCAGCTCGCGGCCTGCGTCTTCGTCGCCTGGGGCCTGTGGTATCCCTATCCCGTGGCCGCCTGTCTGGCCCTGATCGCCGTTTCCGCGCTTCTGAACATCGCCATCGGCCTGCGCTTTCCCCGCACCGAGCGCCTGCCCGTGCGCCAGGTGACGACGATCCTGACCTTCGACATCCTGCAGCCGAGCGGGCTCCTGTTCCTCACCGGCGGAATCCAGAACCCGTTCGCGATTTTCCTGATCGTGCCGGCGATGATCGCGGCCGCGACGCAGCCCGCCGCCGTCACGATCGGTCTCGGCATCCTGGCGGTGCTGGCGGCGACCTTTCTCGCCTTCTTCCACTATCCCGTGCCCTGGCCGGCCGACGCGCCGTTCAACCTGCCCTTTCCCTATCTCGGCGGCATGTGGTTCGCGCTGGTGACGACCATGGTCTTCGCCACCTTCTACATCTACCGGGTCGCCGCCGAGGCGCGCACCCTGTCCAACGCGCTGACCGCGACGGAGATGGTGCTGCAGCGGGAGAACCATCTGTCCGCCCTCGACGGGCTGGCCGCGGCCGCCGCGCACGAGCTCGGCACGCCGCTCGCCACCGTCGCGCTCGTGTCCAAGGAGATGGGCCGCGCCACGCCCGCCGACCATCCCATGCGCGAGGACATCGATCTCTTGATCACCCAGACGGAGCGCTGCCGGGCGATCCTGCGGCAATTGTCGAGCCTCTCCTCCTCTTCGGAGGAGCACATGGCGCATCTGCCGCTGCTTTCGCTTGTGGAGGAGGTGATCGCGCCCCATCGCGATTTCGGCGTCGAGATCCGCGTCGCGAGCGGCCGGCGAGACGGCGCCGAGCCGGTTCTGCGCCGCAACCCCGGCATTCTCTATGGGCTCGGCAATATCGTGGAAAACGCCGTGGACTTCGCCACCGGCGCGGTAACGGTGGATGTCGCCTGGACGAGCGAAGACGTGCGGATCGACGTGCGCGACGACGGCGCCGGCTTCTCGCCCGATGTCCTGTCGCGGATCGGCGACCCTTACGTTTCGCCGCGCGAGGACGGCCCGCGCCAGTTCGGCGGCAATCTCGGCCTTGGCGTCTTCATCGCCAAGACGCTGCTGGAGCGCTCCGGCGCGCGGATCGTCTTCGGCAACCGGCCCGAGGGCGAGGTGAAGGGCGCTTTGGTTCGGATCGTCTGGCCCCGCGCGACGTTGGACGCTCGACGGGGTGCGATGGCCGATGCGGAGCGAAACGCGGATTCTTCGCCATTCTTAATGTTTGGTGAGCCACGACTTTGATTTCGATCGACTGGCGCCCCATATCCTATTGCACAAGGGATATGAGCCATGTTGATGCAAGACACCCAGACGTCGGCCCCGCCTCCTGTCCGGATCGAGGGCGACAATTCCATTCTCCTCGTCGACGATGACAAGCCGTTCGTCTCCCGCCTCGCGCGGGCTTTCGAGCAGCGTGGCTTCGACGTGCGCACCGCCGAAAGCGTGGCCGAGGGCACGAGCGCGATCCGCTCCGGCCCCCCGGCCTATGCCGTGGTGGACATGCGGCTCGGCACCGGCAACGGGCTGGACGTGATCGAGGCGCTGCGCCGGGCGCGGCCCGACGCGCGCGTCGTGGTCCTGACCGGATATGGCAACATCGCGACGGCGGTGAATGCCGTGAAGCTCGGCGCGATCGATTATCTCGCCAAGCCGTCCGACGCGGACGAGGTGATCGCCGCGCTGATGCGCGACCCCGGCACGAAGGCCGAGCCGCCGGAAAACCCGATGTCGGCCGATCGCATCCGCTGGGAGCACATCCAGCGGGTCTACGAGCTTTGCGATCGCAACGTCTCGGAAACCGCGCGCCGCCTCTCCATGCATCGGCGCACGCTGCAGCGCATCTTGGCCAAGCGCGCGCCGCGCTGAGCCAAGGCGACGCTTAGCCGTCCTCGTCCAGCGCCAACCCGCCATCGGTCAGAAACGGGTTGGCACTCCACTCCGCCCGCAGGAGGCGGTCCGAGGCGATGCGCGCGAAGCGCAGCATCAGCGCCTTTCGCGTGGCCGCCGACAAGCGCTCCTCCGGCGCCTCGCGCAGGATTTCCGCGCCGTAGCCGTCCGACAGGATGAGACCGCAGCATTCGGGAAAGATGTCGGTCGGCACACCGGGATGGGTGGCGAAGTAGAGCCGGTCGCAATGCAGCCGGTAGTCCGGCCATTTGCGGTCGACGCGAAAGTCCTCGATCG
Protein-coding regions in this window:
- the hrpB gene encoding ATP-dependent helicase HrpB — protein: MIALPELPVSAVLPEVSRALLAHGSAVLVAPPGAGKTTLAPLHLLRDLPQGRILLVEPRRIAARAAASRMASLLGEDVGETVGWRMRLDTRVSAQTRIEVVTEGVLTRLVIGDPELSGVSAILFDEFHERSLDADFGLALALDVQGALRPDLKLLVMSATLDGARVASLIGDAPVIRSEGRAFPVEIRHRDRLPDEPVEEASARAVLEELGAGSGSILVFLPGQREIERTLERLEKRVPADVILAPLFGAMEGGAQDVAIRPAPAGRRKVVLATTIAETSITIDGVTVVIDSGLKRQPVFEPATGLSRLETVRVSKASAEQRAGRAGRTAPGTAIRLWRAEQTAALEPFDRPEILSTDLSGLLLDTLSWGVSDPASLPFLDPPPAPAVAEARLLLEELGAMDAAGRLTPQGEAMRALPLGPRLARMVAGAAQGESRRLAARIAVLLSEHGLGGPEIDLTERLRRWSQERRPRAKAASDLATRIARQANGPGEVESDEPGALLALAYPDRIAIARGARGQFVLTNGRGGALEETHALAREPALVVADLGGLAQPHAPGRVGRIRAAAPLSREALERLMAERIREEEVVLFDPGSRAVRARRLRRLGRATLSEATLPLPADGRVTDALIGGLRRLGLQALPWTKEGERLALRLRFVAEADENWPRFDDETLLAELGDWLGPYLPGVSSVGGIEPGMLAEGLLSRLPPGEARRLDTLAPTHFTAPTGTHHPIRYEAEGPVLAIRVQELFGLTAHPSVAGGRWPLTLELLSPAQRPIQITRDLPGFWAGSWADVRADLRGRYPRHPWPEDPASAAPTNRVKPRGQ
- a CDS encoding ActS/PrrB/RegB family redox-sensitive histidine kinase; this encodes MMKLPGPSEFDAPAWPPQNLRESQRMRVATLTRLRWLSVGGQLAACVFVAWGLWYPYPVAACLALIAVSALLNIAIGLRFPRTERLPVRQVTTILTFDILQPSGLLFLTGGIQNPFAIFLIVPAMIAAATQPAAVTIGLGILAVLAATFLAFFHYPVPWPADAPFNLPFPYLGGMWFALVTTMVFATFYIYRVAAEARTLSNALTATEMVLQRENHLSALDGLAAAAAHELGTPLATVALVSKEMGRATPADHPMREDIDLLITQTERCRAILRQLSSLSSSSEEHMAHLPLLSLVEEVIAPHRDFGVEIRVASGRRDGAEPVLRRNPGILYGLGNIVENAVDFATGAVTVDVAWTSEDVRIDVRDDGAGFSPDVLSRIGDPYVSPREDGPRQFGGNLGLGVFIAKTLLERSGARIVFGNRPEGEVKGALVRIVWPRATLDARRGAMADAERNADSSPFLMFGEPRL
- a CDS encoding ActR/PrrA/RegA family redox response regulator transcription factor — protein: MLMQDTQTSAPPPVRIEGDNSILLVDDDKPFVSRLARAFEQRGFDVRTAESVAEGTSAIRSGPPAYAVVDMRLGTGNGLDVIEALRRARPDARVVVLTGYGNIATAVNAVKLGAIDYLAKPSDADEVIAALMRDPGTKAEPPENPMSADRIRWEHIQRVYELCDRNVSETARRLSMHRRTLQRILAKRAPR
- a CDS encoding MmcB family DNA repair protein, giving the protein MPIVSPNLRDPLVDGRQSERALLVRRGVQRLMIQMRVSVLPEIPLTTGRRADLLCLSEKGEFTIVEIKSSIEDFRVDRKWPDYRLHCDRLYFATHPGVPTDIFPECCGLILSDGYGAEILREAPEERLSAATRKALMLRFARIASDRLLRAEWSANPFLTDGGLALDEDG